One genomic segment of Syngnathus typhle isolate RoL2023-S1 ecotype Sweden linkage group LG8, RoL_Styp_1.0, whole genome shotgun sequence includes these proteins:
- the psme4a gene encoding proteasome activator complex subunit 4A isoform X1 — protein MNEAQLDGLGFLPQKDIVYNKLLPYADRLDEESNDILSKIKGNLTRAVQFREIWPGGLFWTRKLSTYLRLYGRKFSKEDHVLFIKLLYELVTIPRLEISMMQGLARLLINLLKKKELLSREDLELPWRPLYELHYRILFSKTEHLGLNWFPNSPRPRSSAKLIMIKLIQRCSVEGVLKTLVRNCRPYFPESATQEMLDEWRPLFCPFDVTMQRAVCYFELFLPTTLPPELHHKGFKLWFEELINLWVSVQNLPSWELNLVNLFARLAKDNIGYIDWDPYIPKIFTRVLRSFNLPVGSSQMMFPRYLTNAYDIGHVAIWLACLLGGPSKQAQAQLTGLFNSITSFFHPSNHGRWLMKLMKLLQRLPAIVVSRLHAERYRKPSWLTPVPNTHKLTEDDITQFVESMMQLVLLAMFSKTGSLDAARALQNLALMRPELVIPPVLERTYPALETLTEPHQLTATLSCMIGVARSLVSGGKYLPEGPTHMLPLLMRSLPGVDPNDFSKCMITFQFIATFVTLVPLVDCSSAQHERTDLTEVEREMCSASAEFEDFVLQFMDRCFALIDSSTLEQTREETETEKMTHLESLVELGLSSTFSTILTQCSLDIFMVALEKVFNFATTNIFETRVAGRMVADMCRAAAKCHPAESLKMFVPHCCSQIQQIAANEEVLHEEELDKEFLWNLQLLSEVTRVDGQKLLAYSSDLVQILQLTLHLKCKQGYVLACNLLHHILRSTALIYPTEYCSVPSGFCQPIKDYLPIKDWGRPGDLWNLNIRWHVPSAEETTFTFYLLDLILKPELKRLQSFVEGQQEMSRDDVLQSLTIIQHCLLGAGGLMPPLKGEPIPELVHSMVNLDETTLYTGTEYDETKENYRVSICDVMRQLLHYILEHSEDDTKSLFSIIKIISDLLHFKGSHKHEFDSRWKSFNLVKKSMENRLNGRKQHIRALLIDRVMLQHEMRKLTVEGCQYRSIHQELMRDLLRLSTSTYSQVRSKAQSALFTALGTYNFCCRDVIPHVLEFLNPDNSSVTQQQFKGALYCLLGNHSGVCLANLHDWECIALTWPAIVRSGLSSAMSLEKPSIVRLFDDLADKIHRQYETIGIDFSIPEEICGVAKQLMVTGNPLPKEPVPSEEETLRGVRKQEDKNLESGEKYQQLIGDLLSCLDNRNLPWKFEHIAIGFLSLLLRDDHQLPPAAVLFFVKTLNHDSLYVRKVAISAVAGIMKQIKRPHKKVPVSPSELCTLDEMSGIVAGDRPDNKWLQYNSKSLPRTQQDWDLCVFVEKTHWGYYSWPRKLMMYAPEKEQPKQNRAREEMTEPEQIIYDHFSDPVFINQFIEFLSLEDRKGKDKFSTRRFCLFKGLFRNFGDTFLPLLEPHMERLVADTHESKQRCVAEIISGLIRGCKHWSYSKVESLWEVLCPLIRTALSNITVETYADWGTCIATACESRDPRKLHWLFEMLMESPVNGEGGSFVDACRLYVLQGGLAQQEWRVPELLHRLLQYLEPKLTQVYKNVRERIGSVLTYIFMIDVNLPYTQPTTSPRISDFTDRILLQLKPLTEGDEEIQNHVVEENEVGEQDERTQAIKLLKTVLKWLIASAGRSYSTAVPDHLRLLPLLFKIAPVENDDSYDELKRDAKTCLSLMSQGLLYTEQIPMVLNALQEIAGSSSWHARYTVLTYLQIMAFYNLFTFMSDQKAVNDVRALVIRLLEDEQLEVREMAATTLSGFLQCNFLHMDAPMQAHFEALCKTCLPKKRKRGVESIVDTIPSGDLVRRHAGVLGLSACILSSPYDVPTWMPQLLMDLSAHLNDTQPIEMTVKKTLSNFRRTHHDNWQEHKQQFTDDQLLVLTDLLVSPCYYA, from the exons ATGAACGAGGCACAGCTGGATGGATTGGGATTTCTTCCTCAAAAGGACATCGTATACAACAAACTTCTGCCTTATGCGGATAGGCTCGATGAAGAATCTAATGATATTTTGAGTAAAATTAAGGGAAACTTGACCCGGGCTGTTCAGTTCAGAGAAATATGGCCCGGTGGGCTCTTTTGGACGAGGAAACTTTCCAC GTATTTACGACTATACGGCCGGAAGTTCAGCAAAGAAGACCACGTGCTATTTATTAAATTGCTCTATGAGCTAGTTACCATCCCTCGCCTAGAGATCAGCATGATGCAAGGCCTGGCGCGTCTCCTCATCAACCTGCTCAA GAAAAAAGAGCTTCTCTCAAGGGAGGACCTGGAATTGCCTTGGAGACCTCTGTATGAACTGCATTACAGGATCCTTTTCTCAAAGACGGAGCATCTGGGACTCAATTGGTTTCCCAA TTCTCCAAGGCCCCGTTCATCCGCTAAACTCATTATGATAAAATTGATTCAGAGGTG CTCCGTAGAAGGTGTGCTGAAGACACTAGTGAGAAACTGCAGGCC TTATTTCCCAGAGTCAGCAACCCAGGAGATGCTGGATGAGTGGAGACCGCTATTTTGTCCGTTTGACGTCACCATGCAGAGAGCAGTCTGCTACTTTGAACTCTTTCTACCCACAACTCTACCACCGGAGCTGCACCATAAGGGTTTTAA GTTGTGGTTTGAAGAGTTGATCAACTTGTGGGTATCCGTTCAGAATCTTCCAAGTTGGGAATTG AATCTGGTGAATCTCTTTGCTCGCTTGGCCAAAGACAATATCGGATACATTGACTGGGATCCTTATATTCCGAAG ATATTCACAAGAGTCCTGAGGAGCTTCAATCTTCCCGTGGGATCCAGCCAGATGATGTTCCCACGATACTTGACCAATGCCTACGATATCGGCCATGTGGCGATATGGCTAGCATGTCTTCTG GGTGGACCAAGTAAACAAGCTCAAGCCCAACTCACTGGCCTTTTCAACAGCATCACATCTTTCTTTCACCCATCAAATCATGGCCGCTGGTTg ATGAAGCTCATGAAGTTGCTGCAGCGTCTTCCTGCCATTGTAGTTAGCCGGCTGCATGCAGAGCGCTACAGAAAGCCGTCGTGGCTAACACCCGTCCCCAACACGCACAAGCTCACTGAGGACGATATCACGCAGTTTGTGGAGAGTATGATGCAGCTAGTTCTGCTGGCCATGTTCAGCAAAACAGGCAGTCTTGATGCCGCTCGGGCTCTGCAGAACCTCGCTTTGATGAGGCCTGAGTTGGTCATTCCTCCCGTTCTTGAGAG AACATACCCCGCACTGGAAACTCTAACAGAGCCCCACCAGCTGACAGCCACCCTAAGTTGCATGATCGGTGTAGCACGGAGTTTAGTGTCTGGTGGGAAGTACCTTCCTGAGGGGCCTACTCACATGTTGCCCCTACTCATGAGGTCCTTGCCTGGAGTTGATCCAAATGACTTCAGCAAGTGCATG ATCACCTTCCAGTTTATTGCAACATTTGTGACGCTTGTGCCTTTGGTGGACTGTTCGTCTGCTCAACATGAAAGAACAGACCTGACAGAG GTGGAAAGGGAAATGTGCTCAGCCTCTGCCGAATTTGAAGACTTTGTGCTTCAATTTATGGACAG GTGCTTTGCTTTGATCGACAGCAGCACACTCGAACAAACGCGTGAGGAAACAGAAACTGAGAAAATGACCCACTTGGAGAGTTTGGTAGAGCTGGGCTTGTCTTCTACTTTCAGCACTATCCTCACTCAGTGCTCTTTGGACATCTTCATG GTGGCTTTGGAAAAGGTTTTCAACTTTGCAACTACCAACATTTTTGAGACTCGTGTAGCTGGAAGGATGGTGGCGGACATGTGCCGGGCTGCTGCCAAG tgtcACCCTGCAGAGTCTCTTAAAATGTTTGTGCCTCACTGCTGCAGTCAAATACAACAAATTGCTGCCA ATGAGGAAGTGTTACATGAAGAGGAACTTGACAAGGAGTTTTTATGGAATCTTCAGCTTCTGTCTGAG GTTACTCGAGTCGATGGTCAGAAGCTCCTGGCCTATTCCTCTGACTTGGTCCAGATTTTGCAGTTGACACTTCACCTCAAGTGTAAGCAGGGATACGTCCTAGCGTGCAACTTGCTGCATCACATCCTCCGCTCCACGGCCCTCATCTATCCGACGGAGTACTGCAGTGTGCCAAGTGGCTTCTGCCAACCAATCAAAGACTACCTACCCATCAAG GATTGGGGTCGTCCAGGTGACTTGTGGAACTTGAACATCCGGTGGCATGTGCCCAGTGCTGAAGAGACCACCTTTACCTTTTATTTACTGGACCTGATCCTTAAGCCAGAACTGAAGAGGCTTCAAAGTTTTGTGGAAGGACAGCAAGAAATGAGCAG GGATGATGTCCTACAGAGTCTCACTATTATTCAGCACTGCCTCTTGGGGGCTGGTGGTCTTATGCCTCCTTTGAAGGGAGAACCTATACCTGAATT GGTCCATAGTATGGTGAATCTAGATGAAACCACTCTGTATACTGGAACAGAGTATG atgagaccAAAGAGAACTACAGAGTATCAATTTGTGATGTGATGAGACAGTTGCTTC attATATACTGGAACACTCTGAAGATGACACAAAGTCTCTCTTCTCCATCATAAAG ATTATCAGTGATTTGCTGCACTTTAAAGGTTCCCACAAGCATGAGTTTGACTCTCGCTGGAAGAGCTTCAACCTTGTGAAAAAATCCATGGAAAACAGG cttaaTGGCAGAAAACAGCATATTAGAGCTCTGCTCATAGATAGAGTCATGCTCCAGCATGAA ATGCGCAAGCTGACGGTTGAAGGGTGCCAGTACCGGAGCATTCACCAAGAGCTGATGAGGGACCTCTTGCGGCTGTCCACAAGCACCTACAGCCAA GTACGTAGTAAAGCCCAAAGTGCATTGTTCACTGCACTTGGCACATACAATTTCTGCTGTAGAGATGTGATCCCCCATGTCCTTGAGTTTCTCAACCCCGACAACAGTAGCGTCACACAGCAGCAATTCAAA GGTGCCTTGTATTGTCTCCTCGGAAATCACAGTGGCGTGTGCCTGGCCAATTTGCATGACTGGGAGTGCATTGCCCTGACATGGCCTGCTATTGTTCGATCTGGCCTCAGTTCGGCCATGTCTTTGGAGAAGCCCTCCATCGTGCGGCTTTTTGACGACCTTGCCGACAAAATCCACCGACAGTATGAGACCATCGGCATCGACTTCTCT ATTCCTGAAGAGATCTGTGGTGTGGCTAAACAACTTATGGTCACTGGAAATCCCCTTCCTAAAGAGCCAGTTCCTTCAGAAGAAGAAACATTAAGAGGTGTTAGGAAACAGGAAGACAAAAATTTGGAGTCTGGCGA GAAGTACCAGCAACTCATTGGTGATTTATTGAGTTGCCTTGACAACAGAAACTT GCCTTGGAAATTTGAACATATCGCTATTGGCTTCTTGTCATTGCTCTTGAGAGATGACCACCAACTCCCGCCAGCAGCTGTTTTGTTCTTCGTCAAAACCCTCAACCACGACTCCCTCTACGTCCGCAAG GTGGCGATATCAGCCGTGGCAGGCATCATGAAACAAATAAAACGGCCTCATAAAAAAGTCCCAGTCAGCCCATCTGAGCTTT GCACACTAGATGAGATGAGTGGTATAGTGGCCGGTGACCGCCCAGACAACAAGTGGCTGCAGTATAATAGCAAGAGCCTGCCAAGGACTCAGCAGGACTGGGATCTCTGTGTCTTTGTAGAAAAGACTCATTGGGGTTACTACAGTTGGCCAAG GAAACTGATGATGTATGCTCCTGAGAAAGAGCAGCCCAAACAGAACCGAGCAAGAGAAGAAATGACTGAG ccgGAGCAGATCATCTACGACCATTTCTCAGACCCAGTATTTATCAATCAGTTCATTGAGTTTCTCTCTCTCGAGGATCGAAAGggcaaagacaaatttagtaCGCGCAGATTCTGTTTGTTCAAG GGTTTGTTCCGCAATTTCGGTGATACCTTCCTGCCTCTGCTGGAGCCTCACATGGAGCGCTTGGTAGCAGACACCCATGAGAGTAAGCAGCGTTGTGTTGCAGAGATCATATCTGGCCTAATCAGAGGATGCAAACACTGGAGTTACTCCAAG GTTGAAAGCCTTTGGGAAGTGTTGTGTCCACTCATTCGTACAGCCTTGTCCAACATCACTGTAGAAACATATGCAGACTGGGGCACCTGCATCGCAACAGCCTGC GAGAGTAGAGACCCTCGCAAACTTCACTGGCTGTTTGAGATGCTCATGGAGTCTCCAGTCAATGGGGAGGGCGGCTCATTTGTTGATGCTTG TCGACTCTACGTGCTGCAGGGAGGCCTCGCTCAGCAGGAGTGGCGTGTGCCAGAGCTCCTCCACAGATTGTTGCAGTACCTGGAGCCCAAACTGACTCAGGTTTACAAGAATGTACGAGAGCGGATTGGGAG CGTGCTGACCTACATCTTCATGATAGATGTCAACCTGCCTTACACTCAGCCAACCACCTCACCTCGCATCTCGGACTTCACCGATAGAATTTTATTACAATTAAAGCCACTCACCGAGGGTGATGAGGAGATCCAGAACCATGTGGTTGAGGAGAATGAAGTGGGGGAGCAGGATGAGAGAACACAAGCGATCAAACTCCTCAAAACAG TGTTAAAGTGGCTAATTGCAAGTGCCGGCCGCTCCTACTCTACTGCTGTCCCGGACCATCTGCGCTTGTTGCCTCTACTCTTCAAG ATTGCTCCAGTTGAGAATGATGACAGTTATGATGAGCTAAAGAGGGATGCAAAGACCTGCTTGTCTCTCATGTCCCAGGGGCTTCTTTACACAGAGCAGATCCCCATGGTGCTCAATGCCCTGCAAGAG ATTGCAGGCAGCAGCTCCTGGCACGCACGCTACACAGTGCTGACGTACCTCCAGATCATGGCCTTTTACAACCTCTTCACCTTCATGAGTGACCAGAAAGCAGTGAATGACGTACGGGCACTGGTTATAAGACTGCTGGAGGATGAGCAGCTGgag GTGAGAGAAATGGCTGCCACCACACTCAGTGGCTTCCTCCAGTGCAATTTCTTGCACATGGATGCCCCCATGCAAGCTCACTTTGAGGCCCTGTGCAAAACCTGCCTGCCTAAAAAGAGAAAGAGGGGTGTCGAATCAATAGTGGACACTATACCCTCTGGAG ACCTGGTGCGGCGCCATGCTGGTGTTCTTGGGCTGAGCGCTTGCATCCTCTCCAGCCCTTACGATGTGCCCACCTGGATGCCCCAGCTATTAATGGACCTCAGTGCCCACCTCAATGATACCCAACCCATTGAA ATGACTGTGAAGAAAACCCTGTCCAACTTTCGGCGGACGCATCACGACAACTGGCAGGAGCATAAGCAGCAATTCACAGATGACCAGTTGTTGGTGCTTACTGACCTACTGGTGTCC
- the psme4a gene encoding proteasome activator complex subunit 4A isoform X2 encodes MNEAQLDGLGFLPQKDIVYNKLLPYADRLDEESNDILSKIKGNLTRAVQFREIWPGGLFWTRKLSTYLRLYGRKFSKEDHVLFIKLLYELVTIPRLEISMMQGLARLLINLLKKKELLSREDLELPWRPLYELHYRILFSKTEHLGLNWFPNSVEGVLKTLVRNCRPYFPESATQEMLDEWRPLFCPFDVTMQRAVCYFELFLPTTLPPELHHKGFKLWFEELINLWVSVQNLPSWELNLVNLFARLAKDNIGYIDWDPYIPKIFTRVLRSFNLPVGSSQMMFPRYLTNAYDIGHVAIWLACLLGGPSKQAQAQLTGLFNSITSFFHPSNHGRWLMKLMKLLQRLPAIVVSRLHAERYRKPSWLTPVPNTHKLTEDDITQFVESMMQLVLLAMFSKTGSLDAARALQNLALMRPELVIPPVLERTYPALETLTEPHQLTATLSCMIGVARSLVSGGKYLPEGPTHMLPLLMRSLPGVDPNDFSKCMITFQFIATFVTLVPLVDCSSAQHERTDLTEVEREMCSASAEFEDFVLQFMDRCFALIDSSTLEQTREETETEKMTHLESLVELGLSSTFSTILTQCSLDIFMVALEKVFNFATTNIFETRVAGRMVADMCRAAAKCHPAESLKMFVPHCCSQIQQIAANEEVLHEEELDKEFLWNLQLLSEVTRVDGQKLLAYSSDLVQILQLTLHLKCKQGYVLACNLLHHILRSTALIYPTEYCSVPSGFCQPIKDYLPIKDWGRPGDLWNLNIRWHVPSAEETTFTFYLLDLILKPELKRLQSFVEGQQEMSRDDVLQSLTIIQHCLLGAGGLMPPLKGEPIPELVHSMVNLDETTLYTGTEYDETKENYRVSICDVMRQLLHYILEHSEDDTKSLFSIIKIISDLLHFKGSHKHEFDSRWKSFNLVKKSMENRLNGRKQHIRALLIDRVMLQHEMRKLTVEGCQYRSIHQELMRDLLRLSTSTYSQVRSKAQSALFTALGTYNFCCRDVIPHVLEFLNPDNSSVTQQQFKGALYCLLGNHSGVCLANLHDWECIALTWPAIVRSGLSSAMSLEKPSIVRLFDDLADKIHRQYETIGIDFSIPEEICGVAKQLMVTGNPLPKEPVPSEEETLRGVRKQEDKNLESGEKYQQLIGDLLSCLDNRNLPWKFEHIAIGFLSLLLRDDHQLPPAAVLFFVKTLNHDSLYVRKVAISAVAGIMKQIKRPHKKVPVSPSELCTLDEMSGIVAGDRPDNKWLQYNSKSLPRTQQDWDLCVFVEKTHWGYYSWPRKLMMYAPEKEQPKQNRAREEMTEPEQIIYDHFSDPVFINQFIEFLSLEDRKGKDKFSTRRFCLFKGLFRNFGDTFLPLLEPHMERLVADTHESKQRCVAEIISGLIRGCKHWSYSKVESLWEVLCPLIRTALSNITVETYADWGTCIATACESRDPRKLHWLFEMLMESPVNGEGGSFVDACRLYVLQGGLAQQEWRVPELLHRLLQYLEPKLTQVYKNVRERIGSVLTYIFMIDVNLPYTQPTTSPRISDFTDRILLQLKPLTEGDEEIQNHVVEENEVGEQDERTQAIKLLKTVLKWLIASAGRSYSTAVPDHLRLLPLLFKIAPVENDDSYDELKRDAKTCLSLMSQGLLYTEQIPMVLNALQEIAGSSSWHARYTVLTYLQIMAFYNLFTFMSDQKAVNDVRALVIRLLEDEQLEVREMAATTLSGFLQCNFLHMDAPMQAHFEALCKTCLPKKRKRGVESIVDTIPSGDLVRRHAGVLGLSACILSSPYDVPTWMPQLLMDLSAHLNDTQPIEMTVKKTLSNFRRTHHDNWQEHKQQFTDDQLLVLTDLLVSPCYYA; translated from the exons ATGAACGAGGCACAGCTGGATGGATTGGGATTTCTTCCTCAAAAGGACATCGTATACAACAAACTTCTGCCTTATGCGGATAGGCTCGATGAAGAATCTAATGATATTTTGAGTAAAATTAAGGGAAACTTGACCCGGGCTGTTCAGTTCAGAGAAATATGGCCCGGTGGGCTCTTTTGGACGAGGAAACTTTCCAC GTATTTACGACTATACGGCCGGAAGTTCAGCAAAGAAGACCACGTGCTATTTATTAAATTGCTCTATGAGCTAGTTACCATCCCTCGCCTAGAGATCAGCATGATGCAAGGCCTGGCGCGTCTCCTCATCAACCTGCTCAA GAAAAAAGAGCTTCTCTCAAGGGAGGACCTGGAATTGCCTTGGAGACCTCTGTATGAACTGCATTACAGGATCCTTTTCTCAAAGACGGAGCATCTGGGACTCAATTGGTTTCCCAA CTCCGTAGAAGGTGTGCTGAAGACACTAGTGAGAAACTGCAGGCC TTATTTCCCAGAGTCAGCAACCCAGGAGATGCTGGATGAGTGGAGACCGCTATTTTGTCCGTTTGACGTCACCATGCAGAGAGCAGTCTGCTACTTTGAACTCTTTCTACCCACAACTCTACCACCGGAGCTGCACCATAAGGGTTTTAA GTTGTGGTTTGAAGAGTTGATCAACTTGTGGGTATCCGTTCAGAATCTTCCAAGTTGGGAATTG AATCTGGTGAATCTCTTTGCTCGCTTGGCCAAAGACAATATCGGATACATTGACTGGGATCCTTATATTCCGAAG ATATTCACAAGAGTCCTGAGGAGCTTCAATCTTCCCGTGGGATCCAGCCAGATGATGTTCCCACGATACTTGACCAATGCCTACGATATCGGCCATGTGGCGATATGGCTAGCATGTCTTCTG GGTGGACCAAGTAAACAAGCTCAAGCCCAACTCACTGGCCTTTTCAACAGCATCACATCTTTCTTTCACCCATCAAATCATGGCCGCTGGTTg ATGAAGCTCATGAAGTTGCTGCAGCGTCTTCCTGCCATTGTAGTTAGCCGGCTGCATGCAGAGCGCTACAGAAAGCCGTCGTGGCTAACACCCGTCCCCAACACGCACAAGCTCACTGAGGACGATATCACGCAGTTTGTGGAGAGTATGATGCAGCTAGTTCTGCTGGCCATGTTCAGCAAAACAGGCAGTCTTGATGCCGCTCGGGCTCTGCAGAACCTCGCTTTGATGAGGCCTGAGTTGGTCATTCCTCCCGTTCTTGAGAG AACATACCCCGCACTGGAAACTCTAACAGAGCCCCACCAGCTGACAGCCACCCTAAGTTGCATGATCGGTGTAGCACGGAGTTTAGTGTCTGGTGGGAAGTACCTTCCTGAGGGGCCTACTCACATGTTGCCCCTACTCATGAGGTCCTTGCCTGGAGTTGATCCAAATGACTTCAGCAAGTGCATG ATCACCTTCCAGTTTATTGCAACATTTGTGACGCTTGTGCCTTTGGTGGACTGTTCGTCTGCTCAACATGAAAGAACAGACCTGACAGAG GTGGAAAGGGAAATGTGCTCAGCCTCTGCCGAATTTGAAGACTTTGTGCTTCAATTTATGGACAG GTGCTTTGCTTTGATCGACAGCAGCACACTCGAACAAACGCGTGAGGAAACAGAAACTGAGAAAATGACCCACTTGGAGAGTTTGGTAGAGCTGGGCTTGTCTTCTACTTTCAGCACTATCCTCACTCAGTGCTCTTTGGACATCTTCATG GTGGCTTTGGAAAAGGTTTTCAACTTTGCAACTACCAACATTTTTGAGACTCGTGTAGCTGGAAGGATGGTGGCGGACATGTGCCGGGCTGCTGCCAAG tgtcACCCTGCAGAGTCTCTTAAAATGTTTGTGCCTCACTGCTGCAGTCAAATACAACAAATTGCTGCCA ATGAGGAAGTGTTACATGAAGAGGAACTTGACAAGGAGTTTTTATGGAATCTTCAGCTTCTGTCTGAG GTTACTCGAGTCGATGGTCAGAAGCTCCTGGCCTATTCCTCTGACTTGGTCCAGATTTTGCAGTTGACACTTCACCTCAAGTGTAAGCAGGGATACGTCCTAGCGTGCAACTTGCTGCATCACATCCTCCGCTCCACGGCCCTCATCTATCCGACGGAGTACTGCAGTGTGCCAAGTGGCTTCTGCCAACCAATCAAAGACTACCTACCCATCAAG GATTGGGGTCGTCCAGGTGACTTGTGGAACTTGAACATCCGGTGGCATGTGCCCAGTGCTGAAGAGACCACCTTTACCTTTTATTTACTGGACCTGATCCTTAAGCCAGAACTGAAGAGGCTTCAAAGTTTTGTGGAAGGACAGCAAGAAATGAGCAG GGATGATGTCCTACAGAGTCTCACTATTATTCAGCACTGCCTCTTGGGGGCTGGTGGTCTTATGCCTCCTTTGAAGGGAGAACCTATACCTGAATT GGTCCATAGTATGGTGAATCTAGATGAAACCACTCTGTATACTGGAACAGAGTATG atgagaccAAAGAGAACTACAGAGTATCAATTTGTGATGTGATGAGACAGTTGCTTC attATATACTGGAACACTCTGAAGATGACACAAAGTCTCTCTTCTCCATCATAAAG ATTATCAGTGATTTGCTGCACTTTAAAGGTTCCCACAAGCATGAGTTTGACTCTCGCTGGAAGAGCTTCAACCTTGTGAAAAAATCCATGGAAAACAGG cttaaTGGCAGAAAACAGCATATTAGAGCTCTGCTCATAGATAGAGTCATGCTCCAGCATGAA ATGCGCAAGCTGACGGTTGAAGGGTGCCAGTACCGGAGCATTCACCAAGAGCTGATGAGGGACCTCTTGCGGCTGTCCACAAGCACCTACAGCCAA GTACGTAGTAAAGCCCAAAGTGCATTGTTCACTGCACTTGGCACATACAATTTCTGCTGTAGAGATGTGATCCCCCATGTCCTTGAGTTTCTCAACCCCGACAACAGTAGCGTCACACAGCAGCAATTCAAA GGTGCCTTGTATTGTCTCCTCGGAAATCACAGTGGCGTGTGCCTGGCCAATTTGCATGACTGGGAGTGCATTGCCCTGACATGGCCTGCTATTGTTCGATCTGGCCTCAGTTCGGCCATGTCTTTGGAGAAGCCCTCCATCGTGCGGCTTTTTGACGACCTTGCCGACAAAATCCACCGACAGTATGAGACCATCGGCATCGACTTCTCT ATTCCTGAAGAGATCTGTGGTGTGGCTAAACAACTTATGGTCACTGGAAATCCCCTTCCTAAAGAGCCAGTTCCTTCAGAAGAAGAAACATTAAGAGGTGTTAGGAAACAGGAAGACAAAAATTTGGAGTCTGGCGA GAAGTACCAGCAACTCATTGGTGATTTATTGAGTTGCCTTGACAACAGAAACTT GCCTTGGAAATTTGAACATATCGCTATTGGCTTCTTGTCATTGCTCTTGAGAGATGACCACCAACTCCCGCCAGCAGCTGTTTTGTTCTTCGTCAAAACCCTCAACCACGACTCCCTCTACGTCCGCAAG GTGGCGATATCAGCCGTGGCAGGCATCATGAAACAAATAAAACGGCCTCATAAAAAAGTCCCAGTCAGCCCATCTGAGCTTT GCACACTAGATGAGATGAGTGGTATAGTGGCCGGTGACCGCCCAGACAACAAGTGGCTGCAGTATAATAGCAAGAGCCTGCCAAGGACTCAGCAGGACTGGGATCTCTGTGTCTTTGTAGAAAAGACTCATTGGGGTTACTACAGTTGGCCAAG GAAACTGATGATGTATGCTCCTGAGAAAGAGCAGCCCAAACAGAACCGAGCAAGAGAAGAAATGACTGAG ccgGAGCAGATCATCTACGACCATTTCTCAGACCCAGTATTTATCAATCAGTTCATTGAGTTTCTCTCTCTCGAGGATCGAAAGggcaaagacaaatttagtaCGCGCAGATTCTGTTTGTTCAAG GGTTTGTTCCGCAATTTCGGTGATACCTTCCTGCCTCTGCTGGAGCCTCACATGGAGCGCTTGGTAGCAGACACCCATGAGAGTAAGCAGCGTTGTGTTGCAGAGATCATATCTGGCCTAATCAGAGGATGCAAACACTGGAGTTACTCCAAG GTTGAAAGCCTTTGGGAAGTGTTGTGTCCACTCATTCGTACAGCCTTGTCCAACATCACTGTAGAAACATATGCAGACTGGGGCACCTGCATCGCAACAGCCTGC GAGAGTAGAGACCCTCGCAAACTTCACTGGCTGTTTGAGATGCTCATGGAGTCTCCAGTCAATGGGGAGGGCGGCTCATTTGTTGATGCTTG TCGACTCTACGTGCTGCAGGGAGGCCTCGCTCAGCAGGAGTGGCGTGTGCCAGAGCTCCTCCACAGATTGTTGCAGTACCTGGAGCCCAAACTGACTCAGGTTTACAAGAATGTACGAGAGCGGATTGGGAG CGTGCTGACCTACATCTTCATGATAGATGTCAACCTGCCTTACACTCAGCCAACCACCTCACCTCGCATCTCGGACTTCACCGATAGAATTTTATTACAATTAAAGCCACTCACCGAGGGTGATGAGGAGATCCAGAACCATGTGGTTGAGGAGAATGAAGTGGGGGAGCAGGATGAGAGAACACAAGCGATCAAACTCCTCAAAACAG TGTTAAAGTGGCTAATTGCAAGTGCCGGCCGCTCCTACTCTACTGCTGTCCCGGACCATCTGCGCTTGTTGCCTCTACTCTTCAAG ATTGCTCCAGTTGAGAATGATGACAGTTATGATGAGCTAAAGAGGGATGCAAAGACCTGCTTGTCTCTCATGTCCCAGGGGCTTCTTTACACAGAGCAGATCCCCATGGTGCTCAATGCCCTGCAAGAG ATTGCAGGCAGCAGCTCCTGGCACGCACGCTACACAGTGCTGACGTACCTCCAGATCATGGCCTTTTACAACCTCTTCACCTTCATGAGTGACCAGAAAGCAGTGAATGACGTACGGGCACTGGTTATAAGACTGCTGGAGGATGAGCAGCTGgag GTGAGAGAAATGGCTGCCACCACACTCAGTGGCTTCCTCCAGTGCAATTTCTTGCACATGGATGCCCCCATGCAAGCTCACTTTGAGGCCCTGTGCAAAACCTGCCTGCCTAAAAAGAGAAAGAGGGGTGTCGAATCAATAGTGGACACTATACCCTCTGGAG ACCTGGTGCGGCGCCATGCTGGTGTTCTTGGGCTGAGCGCTTGCATCCTCTCCAGCCCTTACGATGTGCCCACCTGGATGCCCCAGCTATTAATGGACCTCAGTGCCCACCTCAATGATACCCAACCCATTGAA ATGACTGTGAAGAAAACCCTGTCCAACTTTCGGCGGACGCATCACGACAACTGGCAGGAGCATAAGCAGCAATTCACAGATGACCAGTTGTTGGTGCTTACTGACCTACTGGTGTCC